From Staphylococcus sp. M0911, a single genomic window includes:
- a CDS encoding amidohydrolase family protein produces the protein MTQPKPVIAVEEHFVIEELDSFKDEDPNGPHAKAVAPIMNRLKNLGDNRIAEMDEAGVAKQIVSLTAPGTQQLERDEAIQLSTKANNLLGEAVQKHPERLAGFATLPTIEPELAAQELERTVNEFGFKGAIINGHTLGEYLDHPKFEIIFEKAEQLNVPIYLHPAIPPDNVIDTYYKGNYSSDVAMQFASAGWGWHIETAIHLIRIVLSGTFDKYPDLKIVTGHNGEGVLYALQRLDTLIPPQLSHLKKKVSDYLKENIYYSISGYTYAPPFMQMYEQVGADHILYSSDYPYVSMKDTLDFVDQLDISEEDKDKILYKNAQQLFNL, from the coding sequence ATGACTCAACCTAAACCAGTCATTGCTGTTGAAGAACATTTTGTTATAGAGGAGTTAGATTCTTTTAAAGATGAAGATCCTAATGGTCCACATGCGAAAGCGGTAGCACCTATCATGAACCGTTTGAAGAACTTAGGTGACAACCGTATTGCTGAAATGGATGAAGCGGGAGTGGCAAAGCAAATTGTGTCTCTAACTGCACCTGGCACACAACAATTAGAGAGAGATGAGGCAATCCAACTGTCTACTAAGGCAAATAATTTACTTGGTGAAGCAGTTCAAAAGCATCCTGAAAGACTTGCTGGATTCGCAACGCTACCCACCATTGAGCCAGAATTAGCCGCACAAGAATTAGAGCGTACTGTGAATGAATTTGGATTTAAAGGTGCGATTATAAATGGTCATACGTTAGGAGAATATTTAGACCATCCTAAATTTGAAATAATCTTTGAAAAGGCTGAACAATTAAATGTACCTATCTATTTACATCCAGCCATTCCGCCTGACAATGTAATCGATACGTATTACAAAGGTAATTATTCAAGTGATGTTGCAATGCAATTTGCTTCTGCTGGATGGGGTTGGCATATCGAAACAGCTATTCACTTAATTCGCATCGTGTTGAGTGGTACATTTGATAAGTATCCCGACTTAAAAATAGTGACAGGACATAATGGGGAAGGTGTATTATACGCACTTCAAAGATTGGATACTTTAATTCCACCACAATTGTCTCATCTAAAGAAAAAAGTCAGTGATTATCTTAAAGAGAATATTTATTATTCAATTTCTGGTTATACTTATGCACCACCATTTATGCAAATGTATGAACAAGTAGGTGCTGATCATATTTTATATTCTAGTGACTATCCATATGTTTCTATGAAAGATACATTAGATTTTGTTGATCAATTAGATATCAGTGAGGAAGATAAAGATAAGATTTTATACAAAAATGCACAGCAATTATTTAATTTATAG
- a CDS encoding response regulator transcription factor, whose protein sequence is MSYNALIVEDDIDIAHILSLTLTKMTVHTTINYSGQEALQTLKNNQFDLVILDLMLPELSGEELLPYIKENTYSKVIVISAKTDVEEKVKLLDLGADDYMTKPFDAKEVTARVSVQLRNLDNKPQMEQLKWKNLTLDISKYQMFYKDTEINLTNSEFEIMKLLMQYPEKAFSKQKIYESIQGIYLGDDNTINVHISNIRKKIALHTTETYIQTVWGIGFMLI, encoded by the coding sequence ATGTCATATAACGCATTAATCGTTGAAGATGATATAGATATAGCACATATTTTATCTTTAACTCTTACAAAGATGACGGTACATACAACTATTAATTATTCAGGTCAAGAAGCGCTTCAAACATTAAAAAATAATCAGTTTGATTTAGTGATTTTAGATTTGATGTTACCAGAATTAAGTGGTGAAGAATTGCTCCCATATATAAAAGAAAATACATATAGCAAAGTTATAGTTATATCTGCTAAGACTGATGTAGAAGAAAAAGTAAAACTATTAGATTTAGGTGCAGATGATTATATGACTAAGCCATTCGATGCTAAAGAAGTAACAGCTCGTGTTTCAGTTCAACTGAGAAATTTAGATAACAAACCTCAAATGGAGCAACTTAAATGGAAAAATCTTACTTTGGACATTAGTAAGTATCAAATGTTCTATAAAGATACTGAAATTAATTTAACTAATTCAGAGTTCGAGATTATGAAGTTGTTAATGCAATATCCTGAGAAGGCATTTTCAAAGCAAAAGATTTATGAATCCATACAAGGTATTTATTTAGGTGATGACAATACCATCAATGTACATATATCTAATATTAGAAAGAAGATAGCGCTGCATACAACTGAAACATATATACAAACAGTGTGGGGGATTGGGTTTATGTTGATCTAA
- a CDS encoding DUF4064 domain-containing protein, with product MDNYQFERPTNRVAEMILGIMGSIFGMLGGLFAIMVGSIGNEFEASDSGQVFGLGVAVILTCIITLILSCIINKKRVLMGVLLVIGGLLNFIFIGFFGILSGILILVAGILALIRK from the coding sequence ATGGATAATTATCAGTTTGAAAGACCAACAAACCGAGTAGCGGAAATGATTCTAGGTATTATGGGAAGTATTTTCGGTATGCTTGGTGGATTATTTGCGATTATGGTGGGTAGTATCGGTAATGAATTTGAAGCTTCAGATAGCGGACAAGTTTTCGGACTAGGTGTCGCTGTCATCCTTACATGTATTATCACTTTAATCTTAAGTTGTATCATCAATAAGAAAAGAGTTTTAATGGGTGTTTTATTAGTTATTGGTGGCCTTTTAAACTTCATCTTTATCGGTTTCTTTGGTATCTTATCAGGTATTTTAATTTTAGTTGCTGGTATTCTAGCTTTAATTCGAAAATAA
- a CDS encoding ABC transporter ATP-binding protein — MNPVLQTKQLSKKFKHDYGLQPTDFNLYEGEICAIIGRNGAGKSTLFKLIANQIHPTSGSIKLFGEDGYNINNQGRKRVGFMIETPEFISNFTAYQNLYYFSIQRGVTNNEKIEEVLTLVGLKNATKKVKQYSLGMKQRLGIALALLTGPDILVLDEPINGLDAQGIKRFRDLILKLNEENGITILISSHILNELQQLAYRFVFIEKGEIIEDISKEQMLSKGKRQLIIKVDKPESAVRILEEHIENIKYKVLHNKEIVVEPPNIESSDINQLLLNNNIAVEEFKIETTNLEDYFLNKGVEK; from the coding sequence ATGAATCCAGTCTTACAAACAAAGCAATTATCTAAAAAGTTTAAACATGACTATGGGTTACAACCTACCGATTTCAATCTTTATGAAGGAGAAATATGCGCGATTATCGGACGAAATGGCGCAGGTAAATCGACGTTATTTAAATTAATTGCGAATCAAATTCATCCTACGAGTGGTAGTATCAAATTGTTTGGAGAAGATGGCTATAATATTAATAATCAGGGGCGAAAAAGAGTGGGATTTATGATTGAAACACCAGAATTTATATCTAATTTTACTGCTTATCAAAATCTATACTATTTTAGTATTCAACGTGGTGTTACGAACAATGAAAAAATAGAAGAAGTATTAACGCTAGTGGGTTTGAAGAATGCCACTAAAAAGGTAAAGCAATATTCATTAGGAATGAAGCAAAGGCTTGGTATAGCTTTGGCTTTATTGACAGGGCCAGATATATTAGTACTAGATGAACCGATTAATGGATTAGATGCACAAGGTATTAAACGTTTTCGAGATTTAATTTTAAAATTAAACGAAGAAAATGGAATTACAATATTAATATCTAGCCATATTTTAAATGAACTACAACAGCTTGCGTATCGATTTGTATTCATTGAAAAGGGTGAAATTATTGAAGATATAAGCAAAGAACAAATGCTCAGTAAAGGGAAGCGTCAATTGATAATAAAAGTTGATAAACCTGAAAGCGCAGTAAGAATATTAGAAGAACATATTGAAAATATTAAATATAAAGTATTGCATAATAAAGAAATTGTTGTAGAACCACCCAATATAGAAAGTAGTGATATTAATCAGTTACTACTTAATAATAATATCGCAGTTGAAGAATTCAAGATTGAAACAACGAATTTGGAAGATTATTTCTTGAATAAGGGAGTGGAAAAATAG
- a CDS encoding ABC-ATPase domain-containing protein, whose translation MKQAQDLKKTLFQLDGQKYGAYKRIKNVYDFNDFQLAIDHIQVDPYAPPSKIRLIIDRDIVGIPDKYLDSEDKRVAVADFLTRNVAQILKSLLSKSKGQHKLLIDRCGQEMLKRTSVVINNNNIEVRLEVGLPAAGRKILGKAAATTLTELLPQLVSQALNYQQIDQVSLKQQVELKLNQTYIRAQLEQQGLIAFVANGAILPRKSGISDGPMSKAKSFISPKSFETTMHVPFGEAVKGMGIPKGITLIVGGGYHGKSTLLQALERGVYDHIAGDGREYVITNDSAMKIRAEDGRSVEKVNIQPFIDHLPGKKDTSQFSTDDASGSTSQATNVMEALEAQSKVMLIDEDTSATNFMIRDGRMQKLISPEKEPITPFSNKVKPLYDDYDVSTILIVGGSGDYFEVADQVLMMDEYILKDVTEEAKAIAHSTGYERDMISQQSFGNIPSRVPLTSSFTKKGKDGRLKAKGQHAVMYGKEAIDISGLEQLVDDSQTNCLAMMLDYLQRHKVNNEQTIVEIVDAVYQLIDEQGLEAMSHHQGHPGNLALPRKQELIGTLNRYRGLHVK comes from the coding sequence ATGAAACAAGCACAAGACTTAAAAAAGACATTATTTCAATTAGATGGTCAAAAGTACGGTGCTTATAAACGTATTAAAAATGTCTATGATTTTAATGACTTTCAATTAGCCATTGATCATATACAAGTGGATCCATATGCGCCCCCATCTAAAATAAGATTAATCATTGATAGAGATATTGTAGGGATACCAGATAAATATTTAGATTCTGAAGATAAGCGTGTAGCTGTTGCTGACTTTTTAACAAGAAATGTCGCACAAATATTGAAATCGTTACTTTCTAAATCAAAGGGACAACACAAACTATTGATCGATCGTTGCGGTCAAGAAATGTTGAAAAGAACATCAGTAGTAATTAACAACAATAATATAGAGGTGCGTCTTGAGGTAGGTCTTCCAGCTGCAGGACGCAAAATATTAGGCAAAGCTGCAGCAACAACACTGACCGAACTATTACCTCAACTTGTATCTCAAGCACTTAACTATCAACAAATTGATCAAGTATCGTTAAAACAACAGGTTGAATTAAAATTAAATCAAACTTATATTAGAGCGCAACTTGAGCAACAGGGACTTATCGCATTTGTAGCTAATGGTGCCATATTACCGAGGAAAAGTGGTATATCTGATGGACCAATGTCCAAAGCCAAATCATTTATAAGTCCTAAGTCATTTGAGACGACTATGCATGTGCCGTTTGGTGAAGCGGTGAAGGGTATGGGAATACCTAAAGGCATTACCCTTATTGTGGGTGGTGGCTATCATGGTAAGTCAACATTATTACAAGCGTTAGAGAGAGGTGTCTATGACCATATTGCAGGTGATGGACGAGAATATGTTATTACCAACGACAGTGCCATGAAGATTCGTGCAGAAGACGGTCGTAGTGTTGAAAAAGTGAATATACAGCCATTTATTGATCACTTACCAGGGAAAAAGGATACAAGTCAATTTTCAACGGATGATGCCAGTGGTAGTACATCACAAGCTACAAATGTCATGGAAGCACTTGAAGCACAATCAAAAGTAATGTTAATTGACGAAGATACCTCGGCTACGAATTTTATGATTCGTGATGGCCGTATGCAAAAGTTAATATCGCCCGAGAAAGAACCCATTACACCATTTTCAAATAAAGTGAAACCATTATATGATGACTATGATGTATCGACTATTTTAATTGTAGGTGGATCAGGCGATTACTTTGAAGTTGCTGATCAAGTACTGATGATGGATGAATATATACTCAAAGATGTCACTGAAGAAGCTAAGGCAATAGCGCATTCCACTGGATATGAACGAGATATGATTTCACAACAATCATTTGGTAACATCCCGTCAAGAGTACCACTTACGTCAAGTTTTACTAAAAAGGGTAAAGACGGTCGATTAAAAGCAAAAGGCCAACATGCAGTGATGTATGGTAAAGAAGCGATTGATATATCTGGGTTAGAACAATTAGTAGATGATAGTCAGACTAACTGTTTGGCAATGATGTTAGATTATTTGCAACGTCATAAGGTGAATAACGAGCAGACGATTGTAGAGATAGTCGATGCAGTTTATCAATTGATTGACGAACAAGGGTTAGAGGCGATGTCACATCATCAAGGTCATCCAGGTAATTTAGCTTTACCACGTAAACAAGAACTGATAGGTACGTTGAATCGCTATAGAGGGTTGCATGTGAAATGA
- a CDS encoding isochorismatase family protein, with product MDNQLEPLNPKKVAFIAVDLQKDLPMTYHPYPYATITENVGKLARAFEQAGALNVFFKVGTTDGKDMLNPIADRSMVAKGAADMGDRQKFDQLTPELDCIKHALRITKHQWGSFYGTELDLQLRRRGIDTIVLSGVATGFGVDTTAREAYQHGYHIIFAEDAMGALSEQEYEYEVNYIFPFMGRVRKTDDIINAGWSE from the coding sequence ATGGATAATCAATTAGAACCACTTAATCCTAAAAAAGTAGCATTTATAGCTGTAGATTTACAGAAAGATTTACCGATGACGTATCATCCCTATCCATATGCTACAATCACTGAAAATGTGGGTAAATTAGCACGTGCATTTGAACAAGCAGGTGCATTGAATGTCTTTTTCAAAGTTGGTACTACAGATGGTAAGGATATGTTAAATCCGATTGCCGATAGAAGTATGGTGGCTAAAGGAGCTGCTGATATGGGTGACCGTCAAAAATTTGATCAGTTAACACCTGAATTAGATTGTATTAAGCACGCGCTCCGTATTACAAAACATCAATGGGGTAGCTTTTATGGTACGGAATTAGATTTACAATTAAGACGTCGTGGTATAGATACTATTGTCTTAAGTGGTGTTGCGACAGGCTTTGGTGTAGATACAACAGCTAGAGAAGCGTATCAACATGGGTATCATATTATTTTTGCTGAAGATGCGATGGGCGCATTGTCAGAACAAGAATATGAGTATGAAGTAAACTATATATTCCCATTCATGGGGCGTGTACGTAAAACAGACGATATTATTAACGCAGGTTGGTCAGAATAA
- a CDS encoding ABC transporter ATP-binding protein, translating to MLQFKAVTKSFKDGNQTIEAVKSTDLSFNQGELIAIVGPSGSGKSTFLTMAGALQTPTTGDIWINQQNITQLKQKALARIRIQEIGFILQSTNLVPFLTVKQQFQLLKKYKKDVLNKDEYKDLLNQLGLTEIENQLPSEISGGQKQRVAIAKAIYTNPSIILADEPTASLDTDNAMAVMKILEHQTKQRNKTCIIVTHDERLTQFCDKVYHMQDGVLQAQ from the coding sequence ATGTTACAATTTAAAGCTGTCACAAAATCATTTAAAGATGGTAACCAAACGATAGAAGCTGTTAAATCAACTGATTTGTCGTTTAATCAAGGCGAACTCATCGCCATTGTAGGGCCATCTGGTTCTGGGAAAAGCACTTTTTTAACAATGGCAGGTGCATTACAAACACCTACTACGGGTGACATATGGATTAATCAACAAAATATTACCCAATTAAAACAAAAGGCCCTTGCCCGTATTAGAATTCAAGAAATTGGATTTATTCTACAATCCACTAATTTAGTACCATTTTTAACGGTTAAACAACAATTTCAGTTACTTAAAAAGTATAAAAAAGATGTACTCAATAAAGATGAATATAAAGATTTACTTAATCAATTAGGCCTCACCGAAATAGAGAACCAACTCCCTAGTGAAATATCAGGTGGTCAAAAGCAACGTGTTGCCATTGCCAAAGCAATCTATACTAACCCATCAATCATATTGGCCGATGAACCCACTGCTTCGTTAGATACAGACAACGCGATGGCCGTTATGAAAATCTTAGAACATCAAACAAAGCAACGAAACAAAACATGCATTATCGTTACCCACGACGAGCGATTAACCCAATTCTGCGACAAAGTCTATCACATGCAAGACGGTGTGTTGCAAGCTCAATAA
- a CDS encoding alkaline phosphatase, translating to MFLNSKWGKMTIAGSILTTTLFSTSHPTLASAGGQAPDSQNANNSEAIAMGNTKNPKNVIFLIGDGMGPSFNTAYRYYADNPKTKEMDKTAFDNYLKGTMRVHNDDDKENITDSAAAGTALSTGKKTFNGAIGVDNNKQAQKTVLEQAKESGKSTGLVSTAEITDATPAAYAAHVDDRDKKDEIAKQFYNDKINGQHKVDVLLGGGSKYFGKENGNLDKKFKKDGYDVVSNKNELANSKSDQVLGLFAEENMPLQIDAPKKNPMLADMQQSALNKLEKNNNGFFLMIEGASIDKTAHANDVTGVMSEMDGFNKAFENAMSYAENRDDTLVIATADHSTGGMTIGSGEEYKWNPDAIHKMNKSGAHMTEQIAEGEDVEKVIKNGYGFDVKSKQIDKIKDEADKLKDVKDKAKNEDDPKIEKQQGKLQDAIQKPINDKSRTGWTTYGHTGEDVNTYAYGPGSDFLEGNVDNTDQPKNLFDFFNSDVTSS from the coding sequence ATGTTTTTAAATTCAAAATGGGGAAAGATGACTATTGCAGGTTCAATTTTAACGACGACTTTATTTAGCACAAGTCATCCAACACTAGCTTCAGCAGGTGGTCAAGCACCAGATAGTCAAAATGCTAACAATAGCGAAGCCATTGCCATGGGTAATACTAAAAATCCTAAGAATGTAATCTTCTTAATTGGGGATGGCATGGGACCATCATTTAATACAGCCTACCGTTACTACGCTGATAATCCTAAAACTAAAGAGATGGATAAAACAGCTTTCGACAACTATCTTAAAGGAACAATGCGCGTACATAACGATGATGATAAAGAAAATATTACTGACTCAGCAGCTGCTGGTACAGCACTTAGTACTGGTAAGAAAACATTTAACGGTGCTATCGGTGTAGATAATAACAAACAAGCTCAAAAAACAGTATTAGAACAAGCAAAAGAAAGCGGTAAGTCTACGGGATTAGTTTCGACTGCGGAAATTACTGACGCTACACCCGCTGCATATGCTGCACATGTTGACGACCGTGATAAAAAAGATGAAATTGCTAAACAATTTTACAATGATAAAATCAACGGCCAACATAAAGTAGATGTACTTCTTGGTGGTGGCTCTAAATACTTTGGTAAAGAAAATGGAAACCTAGATAAAAAATTCAAAAAAGACGGTTATGACGTTGTATCAAATAAAAATGAATTAGCTAATTCTAAAAGCGACCAAGTATTAGGTTTATTTGCGGAAGAGAACATGCCGCTACAAATTGATGCACCTAAGAAAAATCCAATGTTAGCTGATATGCAACAAAGTGCATTAAATAAACTTGAGAAAAATAATAACGGCTTCTTCTTAATGATAGAAGGTGCTTCAATCGATAAAACAGCCCACGCTAATGATGTCACAGGTGTCATGTCAGAAATGGACGGTTTCAACAAAGCATTTGAAAATGCAATGTCATACGCTGAAAATCGTGATGATACTTTAGTTATCGCAACGGCAGACCATTCAACTGGTGGTATGACAATTGGTAGTGGGGAAGAATATAAATGGAATCCTGATGCTATTCATAAAATGAACAAATCAGGTGCACATATGACAGAACAAATTGCAGAGGGTGAAGATGTAGAAAAAGTCATCAAGAACGGATATGGCTTTGACGTGAAGTCTAAACAAATAGATAAAATCAAAGACGAAGCAGATAAATTAAAAGATGTAAAAGATAAAGCCAAAAACGAAGACGATCCAAAAATCGAAAAACAACAAGGCAAACTACAAGACGCTATCCAAAAACCAATTAACGACAAATCAAGAACAGGTTGGACAACATACGGTCATACTGGCGAAGACGTTAACACATACGCATACGGACCAGGTTCAGACTTCTTAGAAGGCAATGTCGATAACACAGATCAACCTAAAAACCTATTCGACTTCTTTAACAGCGACGTCACATCATCATAG
- a CDS encoding HAMP domain-containing sensor histidine kinase, which translates to MIISMILALILVVIIYKYLLLKYDMTQLTKQLKYIKHHINSNQIIRTNTHHKHSVNLINEINDVLNAKRKEVVKYKQQELLLNQEITNISHDIRTPLTAIKGYANLMQEIETIDEINRYAKVINSKTDNLINMVDLFHEMTKLNSGDYALNIQEINIDECLKEQFLSYFNQFDNKSINVLFNEDGTHLVKADRVCLERIINNLISNILKYGKTYAKIKVFDNKDRVLIEIQNDTDEPLSDGDQTNLFKRSQTLDASRHNGSTGLGLYMVKRLVEVQNGRITAAYQNNQFNISIELPRVNRQK; encoded by the coding sequence ATGATAATCAGTATGATATTAGCACTCATTCTTGTTGTTATAATTTATAAATATTTATTGTTGAAATATGATATGACTCAATTAACGAAACAATTAAAATATATAAAACATCATATTAATTCGAATCAAATTATTCGAACTAATACTCATCATAAACACTCAGTTAACCTGATTAATGAAATCAATGACGTGTTAAATGCAAAGAGAAAAGAAGTTGTGAAATATAAGCAACAGGAATTACTGTTAAATCAAGAGATTACCAATATATCTCATGATATTCGAACACCTTTAACAGCTATTAAAGGATATGCTAACTTAATGCAAGAGATTGAAACGATAGATGAAATCAATCGTTATGCTAAGGTGATTAATAGTAAAACAGATAACCTTATCAATATGGTGGATCTATTTCATGAAATGACTAAATTAAATTCAGGAGATTATGCTTTAAATATACAAGAAATTAATATTGATGAATGTTTAAAAGAACAATTTTTATCGTATTTCAACCAATTTGATAACAAGTCTATTAATGTATTATTTAATGAGGATGGTACGCACTTAGTCAAAGCTGATCGAGTATGTTTAGAACGGATTATCAATAATTTAATATCAAATATTCTTAAATATGGTAAGACATATGCGAAAATTAAAGTTTTCGATAACAAAGACAGGGTGCTTATTGAAATACAAAATGATACTGATGAACCATTAAGTGATGGTGATCAAACTAACTTATTCAAAAGATCTCAAACACTTGATGCCAGTAGACATAATGGTAGTACGGGATTAGGTTTATACATGGTTAAGCGATTAGTAGAAGTACAGAATGGTAGAATTACAGCTGCTTACCAAAATAATCAGTTCAATATATCTATTGAATTGCCAAGAGTAAATAGACAAAAATAA
- a CDS encoding ABC transporter permease, protein MFLAWNEIKRNKLKFSLIIGILVLISYLLFLLSGLANGLIKMNTEGLEKWHADAIILNKDANQTVEQSVFDQSKVKDDFKQATPLKQQGVIVSNKQKEENALLFGVTSHSFLVPKLVDGHQVKKTNEVVIDQTLKDKGFKVGDTLSLSQSDEKLKVVGITESAKYNASPVIFSNNKTIEKINPALSKDKTNAIVVKDKNWKDHKLDSDLEGVSINAFIENLPGYKAQNLTLNFMISFLFVISATVIGVFLYVMTLQKTNLFGVLKAQGFTNTYLAKMVLAQTFILSLIGTAIGLILTLLTSTILPDAVPIQFNMITLLIFGVVLIIISLLGSLFSVLSIRKIDPLKAIG, encoded by the coding sequence ATGTTCTTAGCCTGGAATGAAATAAAAAGAAACAAACTTAAGTTCAGTTTAATTATTGGGATTTTAGTACTCATCAGCTATTTACTATTTTTATTATCTGGACTGGCAAATGGGTTAATCAAAATGAATACAGAAGGCCTTGAAAAGTGGCATGCTGACGCTATTATTTTAAATAAGGATGCCAATCAAACTGTAGAACAATCTGTATTTGATCAATCCAAAGTGAAAGACGACTTCAAACAAGCAACACCATTGAAACAACAAGGTGTCATCGTTTCTAATAAACAAAAAGAAGAAAATGCCTTACTCTTCGGTGTGACATCTCATTCATTTTTAGTGCCAAAATTAGTTGACGGGCATCAAGTAAAAAAGACTAATGAAGTGGTGATTGACCAAACCCTTAAAGATAAAGGATTTAAAGTTGGCGATACATTATCATTGTCACAATCAGACGAAAAATTGAAGGTCGTAGGTATTACAGAAAGTGCGAAGTACAATGCATCACCAGTGATTTTTTCTAATAACAAAACGATTGAAAAGATCAATCCAGCGCTATCAAAAGATAAAACCAATGCCATTGTCGTGAAAGATAAAAATTGGAAAGATCATAAACTCGATAGTGATTTAGAAGGCGTATCTATCAATGCATTTATTGAAAATTTACCGGGTTATAAAGCTCAAAATCTAACTTTAAACTTTATGATTTCTTTCCTATTTGTGATTTCAGCAACGGTTATCGGTGTGTTCTTATATGTCATGACGCTACAAAAGACAAATCTATTCGGCGTCTTAAAAGCACAAGGCTTCACCAATACCTATCTAGCTAAAATGGTATTAGCACAAACCTTTATATTGTCACTGATTGGTACGGCAATTGGACTGATACTAACATTATTAACAAGCACTATCCTGCCTGATGCTGTTCCAATACAGTTTAATATGATTACACTACTTATATTTGGTGTAGTACTCATCATTATTTCATTATTAGGAAGTCTATTTTCAGTCTTATCTATTAGAAAAATTGATCCATTGAAAGCAATTGGATAG
- a CDS encoding aldehyde reductase: protein MNEQVLVTGGSGFLGMRIISELLKDGYEVRTTLRSLDKKKQVIKTLNDHHIKTEKLSFVEADLSKDEHWNEAMKDCKYVLSVASPVFFDIPEDETEVIRPAIEGIQRILRAAEKANVKRVVMTSNFGAVGFSNKDQSSITTEENWTNQDEPGLSAYEKSKLLAEKAAWDFVKNKDNDLEFATINPVAMLGPSLDSHVSGSFNIIKNLVDGSLKRVPNIPLNVVDVRDVARLHILAMTTPEANNQRFIATADGQISMPEIAQLIKHQRPELATQTSSKKLPNFVLGLGAKFNKEAKEGKLLLDMNRNVSNEHAKSILGWRPIGTQEEAILEALDSMAKYNLIK from the coding sequence ATGAATGAACAAGTCTTGGTCACAGGTGGTAGCGGGTTCTTAGGAATGCGTATCATTAGTGAACTATTAAAAGATGGCTATGAGGTACGTACGACGTTACGTTCTTTAGATAAAAAGAAACAAGTAATTAAAACATTAAATGATCATCACATAAAAACTGAAAAGTTATCATTTGTAGAAGCGGATTTATCAAAGGATGAACATTGGAATGAAGCGATGAAAGATTGTAAATATGTATTGAGTGTCGCTTCACCAGTATTCTTTGATATTCCAGAAGATGAAACGGAAGTCATTAGACCAGCGATTGAAGGTATTCAACGAATTTTGAGAGCAGCGGAGAAAGCGAATGTGAAACGTGTAGTGATGACGTCAAACTTTGGTGCTGTTGGTTTTAGTAATAAAGACCAATCTAGTATCACTACCGAAGAAAACTGGACAAACCAAGATGAACCGGGATTGTCAGCTTATGAAAAATCTAAGTTATTAGCAGAGAAGGCGGCATGGGACTTTGTTAAGAATAAGGATAATGATTTAGAATTTGCGACGATTAATCCTGTAGCAATGTTAGGCCCATCATTAGATAGCCACGTATCGGGAAGTTTTAATATTATTAAAAATTTAGTCGACGGGTCATTAAAACGTGTGCCTAATATCCCATTAAATGTAGTTGATGTCAGAGATGTGGCGCGTTTACACATTTTAGCGATGACTACACCTGAGGCCAATAACCAACGATTTATCGCCACGGCAGACGGACAAATTTCAATGCCAGAAATTGCCCAATTAATTAAACATCAACGTCCTGAATTAGCTACTCAAACATCTTCAAAGAAATTGCCTAATTTTGTATTAGGTTTAGGTGCGAAGTTTAATAAAGAGGCTAAAGAAGGTAAATTGTTACTTGATATGAATAGAAATGTAAGTAACGAACACGCTAAATCAATACTTGGTTGGCGCCCAATTGGAACACAAGAAGAGGCAATTCTAGAAGCGCTTGATAGTATGGCTAAATATAACTTGATTAAATAA